From one Anopheles bellator chromosome 1, idAnoBellAS_SP24_06.2, whole genome shotgun sequence genomic stretch:
- the LOC131211970 gene encoding NADH dehydrogenase [ubiquinone] iron-sulfur protein 3, mitochondrial: MASILRSFATAVAKSGVLNANALQRVTPAVMLRYKSSEAAADTRPTVRKPDAVARSELSDFGRYVAECMPKYVQKVQLTSGDELEVLIAPEGVVPVLQFLKDHHNAQFANLVDIAGMDVPSRPFRFEIIYNILSLRYNSRIRVKTYTDELTPIDSCNEVFKAANWYEREIWDMYGVFFANHPDLRRILTDYGFEGHPQRRDFPLSGYVELRYDDEKKRVVCEPLELAQEFRKFDLSAPWEQFPNFRNANPATEEVKPAEK, encoded by the exons ATGGCCTCCATTCTGCGCTCCTTTGCCACGGCAGTGGCCAAGAGTGGCGTCCTGAATGCAAACG CTCTTCAGCGGGTTACTCCGGCGGTGATGCTGCGCTACAAGTCGTcggaagcagcagcggatACGAGAC CCACGGTCCGTAAGCCCGACGCTGTGGCCCGATCGGAGTTGAGCGACTTTGGCCGGTACGTCGCAGAGTGCATGCCGAAGTACGTGCAAAAGGTGCAGCTAACGTCGGGCGACGAGCTGGAGGTGCTGATTGCGCCGGAAGGCGTCGTTCCGGTGCTGCAGTTCCTTAAGGACCACCACAACGCCCAGTTCGCGAATCTAGTCGACATCGCCGGCATGGACGTGCCGTCgcgtccgttccgtttcgagaTCATCTACAACATCCTTTCGCTGCGGTATAACTCGCGCATCCGCGTCAAAACGTACACCGACGAGCTGACGCCGATCGATTCGTGTAACGAGGTGTTCAAGGCCGCCAACTGGTACGAGCGCGAGATCTGGGATATGTACGGTGTGTTCTTTGCCAACCATCCGGATCTGCGTCGCATTCTCACCGATTACGGTTTCGAAGGGCACCCGCAAAGACGTGACTTTCCTCTCAGTGGGTACGTTGAGCTGCGTTACGACGACGAGAAGAAGCGCGTCGTCTGCGAGCCGCTCGAGTTGGCCCAAGAGTTCCGCAAGTTCGATCTGTCCGCCCCGTGGGAACAGTTCCCGAACTTCCGCAATGCGAACCCGGCTACCGAGGAGGTGAAGCCAGCCGAGAAGTGA
- the LOC131215963 gene encoding uncharacterized protein LOC131215963, protein MEPLASELIASNLLWIDYQEHLLRTYRTIYENEQYADCTLVLADGQQKANSAVLGLASGFFERIFAVSGNVAAPRERFVVMIPDMSLQIMQHVLLFIHTGEIILRSNQMSCFVDACSLLELRGMKTVGSVIVGMKVSALTMASHETAVLGAESGSAMHTQCLGEDWFPAVSAADVEGRQSDGTVEQSLDGLEANRDSQYFSLDAVAIMDEDTTELSDSEGNNEQLDMSTALANNSGCKATTKEGDGRDAESSASSNYSDRLEKAVFAIVTGKMSFRVAARTFSVSKSVLWRRTVNEPGTRIEKCPELPPSRLDAIEAIKAGEKLLNVNRRFGIPLGTLHRDKIRLYNKGHLPETVKLKHKDINYKQRVSEAAQQCITGMMSLTEATRSYSIPTTTIWRRIQTIRADADGATKKRSRSVVSRRKGTQKSREPPALERTEDSLLATEDDPLRMAGVAWAEEPKEGSMSASLALL, encoded by the coding sequence ATGGAACCATTGGCCAGCGAACTCATCGCATCCAATCTGCTGTGGATTGACTACCAGGAACACTTGTTGCGCACGTACAGAACGATCTACGAAAACGAACAGTACGCGGACTGTACGTTGGTTTTAGCCGATGGGCAACAGAAGGCCAACAGCGCGGTGCTTGGACTGGCCTCGGGCTTTTTTGAGAGAATTTTCGCCGTCTCCGGAAATGTGGCTGCCCCGCGCGAACGGTTCGTGGTGATGATACCGGACATGAGTCTGCAGATTATGCAGCACGTGCTGCTCTTCATCCACACCGGCGAGATTATTCTGCGGTCCAATCAGATGTCTTGTTTCGTGGACGCTTGCTCCTTGCTTGAGCTGCGGGGAATGAAAACTGTGGGCAGCGTCATCGTGGGGATGAAAGTAAGTGCACTAACGATGGCTTCACACGAAACGGCCGTTTTGGGCGCAGAAAGCGGAAGTGCCATGCATACGCAATGCCTGGGCGAAGATTGGTTTCCCGCGGTCAGTGCCGCAGACGTGGAAGGAAGGCAATCCGATGGTACGGTAGAGCAATCGCTCGATGGACTCGAAGCGAATCGAGATAGTCAGTACTTCAGCCTCGACGCGGTGGCTATTATGGACGAGGACACAACAGAGCTCTCAGATTCCGAAGGAAACAACGAGCAACTGGACATGTCCACCGCGTTAGCCAACAATTCTGGCTGCAAAGCGACGACAAAGGAAGGGGACGGACGCGATGCCGAATCTTCCGCGTCGTCAAACTACTCCGATCGCCTCGAGAAAGCAGTTTTTGCGATCGTTACCGGCAAAATGAGCTTCCGGGTGGCAGCCCGTACGTTCAGCGTGTCCAAAAGTGTGCTCTGGCGACGGACAGTTAACGAACCAGGTACACGGATTGAAAAGTGTCCCGAACTGCCGCCGTCTCGATTGGACGCCATAGAAGCGATCAAGGCCGGAGAAAAGCTGCTAAACGTTAACCGACGGTTCGGGATTCCGCTGGGGACGTTGCATCGTGATAAGATTCGGCTGTACAATAAGGGCCACCTTCCGGAAacggtgaaattgaagcacAAGGACATCAACTATAAGCAGCGCGTGAGTGAGGCTGCCCAACAGTGCATAACTGGTATGATGTCGCTAACGGAAGCGACACGCAGCTACTCGATACCCACCACAACGATCTGGCGAAGGATCCAGACGATACGGGCGGATGCTGACGGGGCTACAAAGAAACGCAGCAGATCGGTGGTTAGTCGCAGGAAAGGAACGCAAAAGAGCCGGGAACCTCCGGCCTTGGAACGGACTGAGGACAGCTTGCTGGCAACCGAAGACGATCCGCTAAGAATGGCGGGGGTCGCATGGGCAGAAGAACCGAAGGAAGGATCCATGTCTGCTAGTTTGGCATTGTTGTGA
- the LOC131205924 gene encoding eukaryotic translation initiation factor eIF1, giving the protein MSIQNLSTFDPFADAIKGADYDVQDGLVHIRIQQRNGRKTLTTVQGLSAEYDLKKIVRACKKEFACNGTVIEHPEYGEVLQLQGDQRENICQWLTKSGLAKPDQLKVHGF; this is encoded by the exons ATGTCCATCCAGAATCTTAGTACATTTG ACCCATTTGCTGATGCAATAAAGGGTGCAGATTATGATGTTCAAGACGGTCTCGTGCACATAAGAATCCAGCAAAGGAATGGTCGCAAAACGCTAACCACCGTCCAGGGACTGTCGGCGGAGTATGACCTAAAGAAGATTGTGCGGGCATGTAAGAAG GAATTCGCATGCAATGGCACAGTAATTGAGCATCCCGAGTACGGCGAGGTTCTACAGCTGCAGGGTGACCAACGTGAGAATATCTGCCAGTGGCTGACAAAGTCGGGTCTTGCCAAGCCCGACCAGCTGAAGGTGCACGGTTTCTAA